Below is a genomic region from Citrobacter europaeus.
CAACCCCTGCATTGCGGGCTATCACGGCGGTAGAGGCCGCAATACCTGATTGTGCAAATGCTGTGGTTGCAGCTTCCAGTAATGCCAGTTTTTTGTCTTCACTCTTCGGACGAGCCACTACACTTTACCCTTAAGTCTGTAAAAAACATGATTGAATCACGGCCTTTGCTGCACCGCAACGGCGAATGTCAAAGATTGAAAATCATCTTGACGGCGAACTTTCGATTTCTATAATGAGTGCTTACTCACTCATAATCAAGAGTCAGTCGCGCAAACCAGCGGAAAGGGGGCGCGTTTAAGGTCAGGATATGAAGCGTCTCACAGTTTGTGTGGTTGTTATTATGCTTATTGCCGCAGCTGCAAGTTTACCGTTTGTACTCAATGCCGGGTTTGGTCAGGCACCGCAAGGGGCACAACTGAGTCAGGTTGAACAGTCACCACACTATCGTGATGGACAGTTTCATAACCAGGTGCCGACACCGGGCTATACCGGCAACAAAGGTATGCTGGCGGCCTGGTGGGAGTTTCTGGTTGCAAAGCGTGAAAATGCGCGTCCGGCGCAGCCGTTACCGCTGGTGGCGACCGATCTCGCCGGGCTTGCGCCGCTGCAGGATACGCTGGTCTGGCTCGGCCACTCCTCGTGGTATTTACAGCTGGCGGGTCAGCGTATCTTGATTGATCCGGTGTTTAGCAATTATGCCGCACCGTTTTCATTCCTGAATAAAGCCTTCGCCGGAGATTATCCGTGGAGTGCGCAGACGATGCCGGAGATCGATCTGCTCATCATCTCGCACGATCACTATGACCATCTGGATCTCGCCACTATCAAGGCGCTAATGCCGAAAATTAAGCGGGTGATTACGCCGCTCGGCGTCGGATCGCATCTGCGTTACTGGGGGATGCGCAGCGAGATAATCGAAGAGCGCGACTGGAATCAGTCTGTCAGAGTGACGGATTCGCTGATCGTTCATGTGCTGCCTGCTCGTCATTTCTCGGGACGCGGTATCAAGCGCAACCAAACGCTATGGGCGAGCTTCATGTTCGAAACGCCGGAGCAGAACGTTTATTACAGTGGCGATTCCGGCTATGGACCGCATTTCAAAGCCATTGGCGAGCAGTTTGGCTCGGTTGACCTGGCGATTATGGAGAACGGTCAGTATGACCAGGACTGGAAGTTTATTCACATGATGCCGGAAGAGACGGCACAGGCCGCGGCAGATTTGCATGCGAAAGCCGTGTTGCCAGGGCATGCCGGCCGTTTCGTTCTGGCGAAACATACCTGGGATGATCCTTACAAACGACTGGCGCTTGCCAGCCGTCATCAGGATTACCGCCTGCTGACGCCCATGCTGGGTGAACCGGTAGTACTGTCCGAACCGGACCAACCGTTTACGGCCTGGTGGCAACAGGCGACTCAATGAATACAGGGGAGAGCATGATGACGATTTCTGCTCAGGTAATTGATACGATTGTTGAATGGATTGATGATAATTTGAATCAGCCATTGCGCATTGATGATATTGCGCGCCATGCGGGATATTCCAAATGGCACCTGCAGCGTCTCTTTATGCAGTACAAAGGTGAAAGCCTCGGGCGTTACATCCGTGAGCGTAAGCTGCTGCTGGCGGCGCGCGATCTACGCGATACCGACCAGAAAGTGTACGACATTTGTTTGAAGTACGGATTTGATTCGCAGCAGACCTTTACGCGTATTTTCACCCGTACGTTCAGCCAGCCGCCGGGTGCTTATCGCAAAGAAAATCATAGCCGAACGCATTAACGACGAAGAGTTCTCGCGGGCCTAATCCGCCAGCGAGAACCAGCGCCGCCAGATGAAGCGCAACAGCAAATACTCAAGCACCCCCAGCAGTAAAAACCACAGGCAATACAGCAAAGTATAAAACTGGTTGAGATCCATCAGATGAAAGGTGGTGACGACCTTTTGCGCCAACAGCAGGCCAAGCGAGGGGGCGGGTAGCAGCAGGCAGGACAAAAAAGCCAGCAGCAGGATCCCTGCGACGGTCATCAGTGATTCAAGCGGATGTTTCATAGCATTGTTAAACTTGAGTTAAAAAGCCATTGTCCGGGATCTCTGCGGGCAACGCAAATTCCCACGCTTACAACCCTGCCCAAATCTCACAATGCTTTTTCACCAGACCACTCAACGACCCGCCGTCGGCGACGAAATCACGCATATTTTGTGCTTCATCATGACCATTTTTAACCTGCAGGCCTATAGCTTCAATCGCGCTGGTCGCGCCCACTTTATCTGCAGAGGTAGCGATATTCTCCAGTAGCCGCAATGTGTCATCTGACAAGCGGCAGCCGTCGCCGGTGTTGACGTCGGTGACGATTCCCGCCATACCAAAGCGGCAAGCCTGGAAACGGTTGAATTTATACAGCAGGTAATCACGCTCCTGGTGTTTGAACGGGCGTTTGGTGAGTAACCAGTGGGCGGTAGCCTGAATAAGCCCTGCCATATTGACTGCATGATCAAGGGTCAGCGGCGTATCCATTACCCGAACCTCTACTGTGCCAAAGTGCGGGCTGGGGCGGATATCCCAGTGTAAATCTTTAATGCTGTCAATCATGCTGGTGTAAGCCAGCCGACGGAATAGCCCCTCGAATTCCTGCCAGTTATTCACCCATGGCATCGGGCCATTATCGGGAAATCCGGAGAATATATTTAGTCGCGCGCAGGCAAACCGCGTGTCGGACGTCTGCATATAAGGTGAGGCGGCGGAGAGCGCAATAAAATGGGGAACAAACCGCGACAGCCCGTGCAGGAGATAAATGGCATCATCGCCGTTTGCGCAGCCGATATGCACATGCTGGCCGAACACTGTCGCCTGCTGGATAAGATAGCCAAAATTTTCCAGGTTGCGTCGATAGCGTTCGTCATCGCACACTTCCTGACGTTGCCATTTTTGAAATGGATGCGTACCACCACCACAGATGGCGAGGTGATGCTTTGCAGCAACCCGCGAGATTACCTGCTGCATGGCGGATAATTCAGCACTCGCCTGGTCGATATCGCGACAAACCCCGGTCGCCATCTCCAGCATACTTTCCGTGATATCGTGCTTTACTTCTCCGGCGGTAAGCAGCGGCTTTACGGCGTCAATCAACCGGGAAGAATCCTGGCTCAGGTCGTAGCCCGGAGGATTGACTACCTGCATTTCCAGCTCAATGCCTAACGTGAAAGGGTCAGAAACATGAAAATCGGGTAGTGGCATAGGGTTCTCTTCAGCGTTGATTGAATCCTTAGAGTATAGAAGCGCTGCTGATTTTCTGTTCGTTGTCAAAATCTTCTGGCGACGCTTTGAAGGCGAAATGGCCGGTGTTATAACTATTTTTTACTTCGCAAAAGGGGTTGAAAGGTGCCGGAACTAAATCTTTATGGACAGACCGTCGGCGATGTTGTGCCGGGCTGGAATGGCGCCGCCGTGCTGCCACGGGAAACGCTTACAGGGCAATATTGTCGACTGGTTCCTCTGGATGCCGACAGCCATGCTGCCGATCTGTTTGATGCCTATGCGCAGGCACCGGACGATCGCGACTGGACCTGGCTTGCCAGCTCTCGCCCCACAAGCGTTGAGGCCGCAGCTTGCTGGGTTCAGGGGAAAGCTACTGATGCATCTCTGGTTCCCTATGCCGTCATTGAGCAGCGTTCCGGACGTGCCGTTGGACTAGTGTGCTTTATGGCGATTGAACGAGAGCACGGTTCGGTCGAAATTGGTCATGTGACCTGGTCACCGCGCATGAAAAATACGGTACTCGGCACCGAAAGTATCTGGCTGCTGCTGCGCCAGGCGTTTGCGTTGGGCTATCGTCGCGTGGAGTGGAAATGTGATTCCCTGAACACGGCTTCCCGTCGGGCGGCTGAGCGCCTTGGGTTTATCTTCGAAGGACGCTTTCGCCAGAAGATTGTGCGCAAGGGGCGTAATCGCGACAGCGACTGGTTATCGATGATTGACGGCGAATGGCCCCAGTGTGACGCCGTGTTACAGCGCTGGCTGGCTGCCGACAACTTTGATGAAAACGGCCGGCAACGAAAAACGCTGGCTGCCTGTAGCGGAGAATAAATTAATGCCCGCAGCTAACCATGGCTGCGGGCGTAATGCTGTTTACCAACAGATAAATCCACCATCTACAACCAGGTCTACACCGGTGCAAAATGAAGCAGCATCGCTGGCCAGAAAGAGTGCCGGGCCCGCCATCTCTTCCACTTTTGCCATGCGCTGAATCGGCGTCTGGCTTTCAAACTCCCGCGTCTGATGAACCATTTCCGGTCGAGTGTTCATCGGCGTGGCGGTATATCCAGGGCTGATAGAATTCACGCGGATCCCTTTTCCAATCCACTCCATCGCCAGGCTTTTTGACAGATGAATGACCCCAGCCTTAGCGCTATTGTAATGGGCTTGTTCAAGACCTCGGTTAACAATAATTCCGGACATGGATGCGATGTTAATAATCGAGCCACCACCGGATTCCAGCATCAGTTCCGCTTCGGCTTTACAGGAATTCCACACGCCAGTGAGGTTAATGTCGATAACGCGTTGCCACTGCTCGCTTTCCATTTCCAGCGCTGGGTTGGCGTTGGCAATGCCTGCGGCATTGACCGCAATATCCAGACGACCAAAGCGTTCCTTCGCCAGGGCTACCGCGGCGCGAAGGTCGCTAAGCTGACGGACATCACCCGTATAGAGCGCAGCCTGGGCGCCAATAGAGGTAATAGTATCAACGGTCGCGTTCAGCCCGCCGTCTTCGCGCAAATCAAAACAGACTACGTGTGCGCCCGCGCTGGCGAGTGCGCAGGCGATAGTCTGACCGATGCCGCTGCCTGCGCCAGTAACAAAAGCGACGCGCCCCTCAAGATTAAACAGTTGTTGAGCAAAATCTTTTGCAATCATAGTGATGACTCTCTTAACAGATACCCTGGCGGGCATTAAGACATAATCAGGCCGCCATCGATGTTGATGGTTTGTCCGGTGAGATAACGCGCATCGTCAGAGGCGAGAAAAGCGACCAGCCCGGCGACATCTTCAGGTTTGCCCGCGCGTTTCATTGGGATGCCTTTAACCCATTCCGCCATCAGTTCACCTTTGCCATAGCGTTTTTCATCTGTACTGAGAATCTCGCCCCAGACACGATCGTTGTAATCCCACATTTCGCTTTCGATTATCCCCGGGCAAAAGGCGTTGACGGTGATATTCCATGGCGCTAACTCATGGGCCAGACTTTGCGTAATGCCAATTACGCCCATCTTGCTGGCGGCGTAGTGTGGGGTATAGATGAAACCCTGACGTCCCTGACCGGAAGAGGTATTAATCAGGCAGCCCTGGTTTTGCTTAACCATATATTTTGCGGCTTCCCGGCAGCAGAGCCATACGCCAGTGGTATTTACGGCGAGGACTTTTTCGAAATCTGCTTTCGGCATGCGGTCGAAATAGTCGATGGTGATAACACCCGCGTTTTGAATTGAGACATCAATGGTGCCAAAGCGCGCTGCGGCCTGCTCGTACAGAGATTGCACCTGCGCTTCATTGGTGACATCCACCTGCAAAGATAAAATATCTGCCTGATAGCGCTGACGAAGCTGTTCCGCTGTTTCGTGGACGCGCTCTGCATTAGATACCATCACCAGATTTGCGCCGTCGCGGGCAAAACGTTCGGCGATACCTGCGCCAATCCCTCGACAAGCACCAGTGATGACAATTGTCTTACCATGAAAATCACGTTGCATATTTTTATCCCCTGTATGGGCCGGGCAAAAGATGCCCGGCGGAATGTTGCTGCTTAACTGGATACGGTATTTACTGAGGGTGCTGCCGCCAGCTTTTCGTCGTGGCGACGCATCAGAATGACTTTGTTCTGCAGCTTTTGCTGGAACTGATCGACAACAACGGCGGTGACGATAACCACACCTTTGATGACCATTTGCCAGAAGTCGCTGACGCCCATCATCACCATGCCATCGGCGAGGAAGACAATTACGAAGGCACCGATAATGGAGCCGGAGACACGTCCACGTCCTCCCGCGAGGGCAGTTCCACCCAGCACAGTTGCGCCAATGGCATCCATCTCAAACATGTTGCCGGTCATCGGATGTGCGGTTTGCAGTTGTGAAGCCACAATCAGCCCAACAAAAGCGGCACACAGACCGGAGAAGGCGTAGACAAAGATCTTCGCTTTTACGATAGGGACACCCGCCAGACGTGCGGCGGATTCGTTCCCTCCAATCGCGTAGATGTAGCGGCCTAATGGGGTTTTGGTGGTTACCCAGTAGCCCAGCAACAGGAAGGCAATCATCAGCCAGATAGGAAGATAAATCCCCAACAAAGTACCTGAACCCAGCGTGGCAAAACCGGTATTGCCCAGCGCGTCCATGCCGTTCAGATTTGGGTAAGTGCTGCCGTCGTTAAACAGAAGAGCAGACCCTCTGGCAACGTACATCATGCCGAGCGTACAGATAAACGGTGCAACGCCGAAACGGGTGATGACGGCACCGTTGACAAAACCAACGACAACGCCGAAGAGGGCAACACAGATTATGACCTCTGGTACGTTGAAGAAGATGATGTTGCCACCCCAGATGGGCAGACCGTTGGTAAGCAAGGCGCCTGCAACCATACCGCAAATACCCGCTACCGCCCCGACGGACAGATCGATACCGCCAGTCAGTATCACCAGCGTCATACCAATTGCCAGTAAGCCTGTGATGGCGACGTGCTGGGTCATGATCAACAGGTTAGAGGTGGTCAGGAAATTAGGTACCATCACGCTAAAGAATGCGATAACCAGCAGCAGTGCGATAAACGTTCTGGCCTTCAGCAGGTACATATAAATCATATATTTCTGGTTCATGATGGATTCCAGCCTGATTAATCTTGAGGTGTAGAAGCCGCGATTAATGCCTCGCGGGTGACCGCATGACGGGGGACATCAGCGGTGATTCGGCCATCGGCCATCACCAGAATACGGTCCGCCAGCGCCATCACTTCGTCCAGCTCTGATGAAGAGAACATCACCGCCAGCCCTTGCTGCGCCATTTTGCCAATAAGGTGATACACGTCGGTTTTCGCGCCCACATCAATGCCTCGGGTAGGTTCGTCAAGGAAAACCACCTGCGGTTGCGTCATCAATGCCTTACCCAGCACCACTTTTTGCTGATTACCGCCGCTTAATGAGGTGATAGGCAATTCGGGATCGCTCACTTTGATAGCCAGTTGCTGGATCATTGCCTTCACACTGGCCTGCTCTTTGTGCGGGTTCAGCCATTTCCAGGCACGGCGAAAGCCTTGCAGGCTGAAGTCAGACAGCGTCATGTTGGACTGAATCGACATCATCTGAACAACGCCTTCACCCTGTCGGTCTTCAGGCACCAGCGCCAGCCCCTTTTTAAGACGTGACTGAAAATGGGCTTTATCAATGCATTCGCCGTTAAGCTGCACGCTCCCACTCTGGCAGGGCATGAGTCCCACCAGGCCTTTGAACAGTTCAGTTCGTCCTGCGCCCAGCAGACCATAGATTCCGATGACTTCGCCTTTACTGAGGCTAAATGTCACGTCATTAAGCTTATAGCCGCCGCTCGGATGAAGGGCTGTGAGACCCTGTACGGATAGAACCGTTTCACCTTTTGGTGCGGGTTGATAATCAAAATGTTTTTTCTTATCACCTACCATTTGTTCAATGATCCACGGAATACTGGCATCATTGACTGGACGTTCACTGATAAAACGGCCGTCGCGGAAAATCGTGATGTAATCACCAATTTCCATCAACTCTTCCAGACGGTGGGATATATAGATGATGGTGACGCCGCGTCGCTTGAGTTGCTCAATGACGTTAAACAACACTTTCACCTCAGACTGGCTGAGGGCGGAGGTTGGTTCATCCATGATTAAAACACGGGTATCTTTGGAGAGCGCACGCGCAATCTCGACCAGTTGCTGATGACCGATCCCTAATTCTTCCAGTGGCGTATACGGATCAACATCCAGTTCGAGTCTTTCCAGTAAGGATTTTGCCAGAGCGTATTGGTATTTTTCGTTGATTTTCCCTTTCTGAAAAAACTCGTTTGCCATGAAAATATTATCCATGACATTCATGTTTGGGAATAAATTCAACTCCTGAAAAATAATACTGATACCCAGTTTTTCGGCCTGATGGGTCGAATTTAATGTAACGGGTGTGCCATCCATAATAATGTGCCCGGAAGAAGGGCTTTCGACACCAGCAAGCATTTTCATCATGGTGGACTTACCCGCACCATTTTCTCCGATCAGCACGTTTACTTTATTCCGATATACCCGATAGTTGACGCTATCTAACGCCACTACCCCAGGGTAAACACGCGATAAATCGTGTGTTTCGATAATAACTTCAGATTCGACGGAATGAGGAGTGACGATATCTTGCTGCTGCATGCTATTGTCCTCCTACAGATTCAATTTTCGCTGGTGTAATATCCGGGATGGATCCTGGAATCTCCCACTCAGAAAAAACACCATAAACGTGTACTGACTCGCCGGTTTTAAGCTGCGCAGATTGGATCATCTTTATTGCTTGTTCGTTAATTCCCCGACCATATTCACCAAATAATACCTGGTCATTGAAATCACTATAACTTGCGCCTTTAAAGGCATCGCGTAATTGTGTGCCGCGTAGCGTCGGACCAATCTGTACAATAATGTTGTTGCCGCTTTTATCGGCGATAGTCATTTTCCCATTGCGAGAGGCGGTATCCAGATTGCTAATTTTTCCCTCAACTTGTACGTAAAAAATGCAGGGATTCTCTTCCTGGGAACGATAGCCGAGGTTTTTACAGGCGCTATCAAAATCTTTTTCAGCTTGCAAGGCCATCAGTAAATCAGCCACCGGACGAGCCTGCCCGACAATTTGCGGGACAATTTTGTTTTGCCACGTTTGATCTATATTGGCCATGTGTGGATTCGGTGGCGACTTGAGGTCCGCAAGTTCCTGCTGCGAGACGATGCGGCATCCTCCCACGGTCAACACGACCAGCGCAAGCCAGGCTTTTTTAGACATAATATTCTCCTCTGCGCCTCCTGAGAGGCGCAACAACCCGGGATCAGGACTTGATATTGAAATCCTGTACTTTATCTGCGTTTTCTTTAGTGATAAGAATTCCGCGGAACATGACGCGTTGTTTTTCTGGTTTTATGCCTTTTTGCAGGTAGTTATCCAGATCGGTAACCCCTTGTGCTGCGATAGCCTGTGCCTGGAGCATGACGGTTGCCTGTAGAGTGCCAGCCTTCACCGCATCACGTTCGTCGTTGCTGCCGTCGATACCGACCACGACCACGTCGCTGCGGTTCGCCGCTTTTAATGCAGCAATAGCGCCCAGTGCTACTGGACCGTTACCGCAGATAATACCTTTCACGTCCGGGTGAGCTTGTAGGATGCTGTCCATAATACGTTTACCGTCGATAAGCGTACCTTTGGCATCCTGTCTGGCAACACTAACCATATCCGGGAACTGATCGATAACCTGGTGGAAGGATTTGGAGCGCGTAACACAATTATTATCGGCAAGGTTACACGTCAGTTCAGCATATTTACCTTTTTCGCCCATCTTCTCGACGAAAATATTTGCAACTTCGGAACCAGCCTGGAAGTTATTGTGGGTAATTTGCACCAGTGCAACATCATCAACGGGAATTTCACGGTTGATTAATATGACGGGGATTCCAGCTTTTTTCGCTTTTTCAATTGCCGCGACGCTGGCCGTTGAATCTGCATTATCCAGAACGATACCCTGGACTTTTTTGCCGATTGCTGTATCAATCAATTCATTCTGTTTTTTCACATCTTCACTGTGCGACAAAATTGTGGTTTTGTAGCCCAGTTCCTGGGCTTTTTCACTGGCACCTTTTGCTTCTGAGGCGTAATACGGATTATCCAGTGAATTCACCATAATCATGATTGTCCCTTTTTCCGCTGCATGAGCAGTAAAAGACAAAGCAGTCAGGGTTGCAGCAGTTAACAGCGTTAAACGTAATTTCATGACAATGTTCTCTCTGTGTTGTTATTGTCGGGTACGGTGAAACAACGTAAAGCTTGAATTTTTTATGGTCCGGTATCCTCCTGTATATGTGGTAAATAACGTCGCGCTTTTTCCCTGGTGAGGCGTCAGGCGGACGAGGCCGGTTTCCATAATGTTCTGTTTACCGCATGGCGCCATTCCTGCCATCTTTTTTGCAACCGATGATGGCGATCCATGTCGGGTTGAAATGTGCTATGTACGGTTAAAAAAGCTTTTAAATCAGTCAGTGAGCCAGGGTAAAGCGCTTTACGCGCCAGTAATGCCGCGCCAATGGCGGAAAGTTCTGGCACATCGCTACGCATAACCGGATAACCAAGCAAGTCTGCCTGGTATTGCATTAGCCAGTCGTTTTTAGTGGGGCCACCGTCAACCATTAATGCAGTTAACTTGAAATCATCGTGCTGCTGCATGGCAACTACAACATCGGCGATTTGATAGGTAATCGACTCAAGTGCGGCACGAATGAGATGTGCTCGTTTAACTCCCCGGCTGAGTCCGCAGATGACTCCACGGGCACTGTCATC
It encodes:
- a CDS encoding GNAT family N-acetyltransferase gives rise to the protein MPELNLYGQTVGDVVPGWNGAAVLPRETLTGQYCRLVPLDADSHAADLFDAYAQAPDDRDWTWLASSRPTSVEAAACWVQGKATDASLVPYAVIEQRSGRAVGLVCFMAIEREHGSVEIGHVTWSPRMKNTVLGTESIWLLLRQAFALGYRRVEWKCDSLNTASRRAAERLGFIFEGRFRQKIVRKGRNRDSDWLSMIDGEWPQCDAVLQRWLAADNFDENGRQRKTLAACSGE
- a CDS encoding ABC transporter permease, with protein sequence MNQKYMIYMYLLKARTFIALLLVIAFFSVMVPNFLTTSNLLIMTQHVAITGLLAIGMTLVILTGGIDLSVGAVAGICGMVAGALLTNGLPIWGGNIIFFNVPEVIICVALFGVVVGFVNGAVITRFGVAPFICTLGMMYVARGSALLFNDGSTYPNLNGMDALGNTGFATLGSGTLLGIYLPIWLMIAFLLLGYWVTTKTPLGRYIYAIGGNESAARLAGVPIVKAKIFVYAFSGLCAAFVGLIVASQLQTAHPMTGNMFEMDAIGATVLGGTALAGGRGRVSGSIIGAFVIVFLADGMVMMGVSDFWQMVIKGVVIVTAVVVDQFQQKLQNKVILMRRHDEKLAAAPSVNTVSS
- a CDS encoding DUF1158 domain-containing protein, producing the protein MKHPLESLMTVAGILLLAFLSCLLLPAPSLGLLLAQKVVTTFHLMDLNQFYTLLYCLWFLLLGVLEYLLLRFIWRRWFSLAD
- a CDS encoding D-ribose ABC transporter substrate-binding protein, giving the protein MKLRLTLLTAATLTALSFTAHAAEKGTIMIMVNSLDNPYYASEAKGASEKAQELGYKTTILSHSEDVKKQNELIDTAIGKKVQGIVLDNADSTASVAAIEKAKKAGIPVILINREIPVDDVALVQITHNNFQAGSEVANIFVEKMGEKGKYAELTCNLADNNCVTRSKSFHQVIDQFPDMVSVARQDAKGTLIDGKRIMDSILQAHPDVKGIICGNGPVALGAIAALKAANRSDVVVVGIDGSNDERDAVKAGTLQATVMLQAQAIAAQGVTDLDNYLQKGIKPEKQRVMFRGILITKENADKVQDFNIKS
- a CDS encoding sugar ABC transporter ATP-binding protein, which translates into the protein MQQQDIVTPHSVESEVIIETHDLSRVYPGVVALDSVNYRVYRNKVNVLIGENGAGKSTMMKMLAGVESPSSGHIIMDGTPVTLNSTHQAEKLGISIIFQELNLFPNMNVMDNIFMANEFFQKGKINEKYQYALAKSLLERLELDVDPYTPLEELGIGHQQLVEIARALSKDTRVLIMDEPTSALSQSEVKVLFNVIEQLKRRGVTIIYISHRLEELMEIGDYITIFRDGRFISERPVNDASIPWIIEQMVGDKKKHFDYQPAPKGETVLSVQGLTALHPSGGYKLNDVTFSLSKGEVIGIYGLLGAGRTELFKGLVGLMPCQSGSVQLNGECIDKAHFQSRLKKGLALVPEDRQGEGVVQMMSIQSNMTLSDFSLQGFRRAWKWLNPHKEQASVKAMIQQLAIKVSDPELPITSLSGGNQQKVVLGKALMTQPQVVFLDEPTRGIDVGAKTDVYHLIGKMAQQGLAVMFSSSELDEVMALADRILVMADGRITADVPRHAVTREALIAASTPQD
- a CDS encoding RamA family antibiotic efflux transcriptional regulator, whose translation is MTISAQVIDTIVEWIDDNLNQPLRIDDIARHAGYSKWHLQRLFMQYKGESLGRYIRERKLLLAARDLRDTDQKVYDICLKYGFDSQQTFTRIFTRTFSQPPGAYRKENHSRTH
- a CDS encoding SDR family oxidoreductase, producing the protein MQRDFHGKTIVITGACRGIGAGIAERFARDGANLVMVSNAERVHETAEQLRQRYQADILSLQVDVTNEAQVQSLYEQAAARFGTIDVSIQNAGVITIDYFDRMPKADFEKVLAVNTTGVWLCCREAAKYMVKQNQGCLINTSSGQGRQGFIYTPHYAASKMGVIGITQSLAHELAPWNITVNAFCPGIIESEMWDYNDRVWGEILSTDEKRYGKGELMAEWVKGIPMKRAGKPEDVAGLVAFLASDDARYLTGQTINIDGGLIMS
- a CDS encoding glutamate--cysteine ligase, whose amino-acid sequence is MPLPDFHVSDPFTLGIELEMQVVNPPGYDLSQDSSRLIDAVKPLLTAGEVKHDITESMLEMATGVCRDIDQASAELSAMQQVISRVAAKHHLAICGGGTHPFQKWQRQEVCDDERYRRNLENFGYLIQQATVFGQHVHIGCANGDDAIYLLHGLSRFVPHFIALSAASPYMQTSDTRFACARLNIFSGFPDNGPMPWVNNWQEFEGLFRRLAYTSMIDSIKDLHWDIRPSPHFGTVEVRVMDTPLTLDHAVNMAGLIQATAHWLLTKRPFKHQERDYLLYKFNRFQACRFGMAGIVTDVNTGDGCRLSDDTLRLLENIATSADKVGATSAIEAIGLQVKNGHDEAQNMRDFVADGGSLSGLVKKHCEIWAGL
- a CDS encoding DUF2291 domain-containing protein, whose protein sequence is MSKKAWLALVVLTVGGCRIVSQQELADLKSPPNPHMANIDQTWQNKIVPQIVGQARPVADLLMALQAEKDFDSACKNLGYRSQEENPCIFYVQVEGKISNLDTASRNGKMTIADKSGNNIIVQIGPTLRGTQLRDAFKGASYSDFNDQVLFGEYGRGINEQAIKMIQSAQLKTGESVHVYGVFSEWEIPGSIPDITPAKIESVGGQ
- a CDS encoding MBL fold metallo-hydrolase, with product MKRLTVCVVVIMLIAAAASLPFVLNAGFGQAPQGAQLSQVEQSPHYRDGQFHNQVPTPGYTGNKGMLAAWWEFLVAKRENARPAQPLPLVATDLAGLAPLQDTLVWLGHSSWYLQLAGQRILIDPVFSNYAAPFSFLNKAFAGDYPWSAQTMPEIDLLIISHDHYDHLDLATIKALMPKIKRVITPLGVGSHLRYWGMRSEIIEERDWNQSVRVTDSLIVHVLPARHFSGRGIKRNQTLWASFMFETPEQNVYYSGDSGYGPHFKAIGEQFGSVDLAIMENGQYDQDWKFIHMMPEETAQAAADLHAKAVLPGHAGRFVLAKHTWDDPYKRLALASRHQDYRLLTPMLGEPVVLSEPDQPFTAWWQQATQ
- a CDS encoding SDR family oxidoreductase: MIAKDFAQQLFNLEGRVAFVTGAGSGIGQTIACALASAGAHVVCFDLREDGGLNATVDTITSIGAQAALYTGDVRQLSDLRAAVALAKERFGRLDIAVNAAGIANANPALEMESEQWQRVIDINLTGVWNSCKAEAELMLESGGGSIINIASMSGIIVNRGLEQAHYNSAKAGVIHLSKSLAMEWIGKGIRVNSISPGYTATPMNTRPEMVHQTREFESQTPIQRMAKVEEMAGPALFLASDAASFCTGVDLVVDGGFICW